Proteins encoded together in one Telopea speciosissima isolate NSW1024214 ecotype Mountain lineage chromosome 6, Tspe_v1, whole genome shotgun sequence window:
- the LOC122664682 gene encoding uncharacterized protein LOC122664682 isoform X1, protein MDRLTLASSYFNGCFLPSVSFSSRGRSCLFFSFSRRPSSLVFASKDEPQLNHWDQMELKFGRMIGEDPKLTLAKIIGRKSNPDVSFLDIEKSFRTKKGKLSDDDDFDEIPFDGITGEGQSSSSLNNLNLVRPVPKKGIKFEAQDKPTVSEIRKPSQSVGKVVNVTKSSVPNVILRKPTNFQEDDIEVGKSSSRLKIKPNLLLKMRKEQPMENFTDITLLKKPEPMRIATDTITDQNTASSGDSVDSGSGEAQECSLESSGELETISKAKVADELEEDTLNSGGLQPLEQSDLGSVGKEAAVPHSLNEISPEATLQGKPLMLNTSTRETSQPAKVETVRESAKVFNDAAEVEHFLASTSLGEREDTDWAKAEDMQKTGRREEVELISCSTRGFVASFGSLIGFLPYRNLGTKWKFLAFESWLRKNSLDPSVYKKKLGIIGNGEFRNKKYSLDENLNLEKGQKNEVLSPHMKFEDLIEIYDQEKLKYLSLFVGQRIKVSVVLADRKSRRLIFSGKPKEREELVEKKRSLMAQLNVGDVVKCCITKITYFGIFVEVDGVPALIHQSEVSWDATLDPSSFFKIGQIVEAKVHQLDFVLERITLSLKEITPDPLIEALESVVGDHNLLDGRFEATQPNVKWADVDSLIKELEQIESIESVSKGRFFLSPGLAPAFQVYMASMFEKQYKLLARSGNKVQEVIVQSSLDKEEMKAAILTCTNRVE, encoded by the exons ATGGACCGTCTTACTCTCGCCTCAAGCTACTTCAATGGCTGTTTTCTTCCATCCGTCTCTTTTTCTTCACGAGGAAGAAGCtgcctctttttctctttctcccgTCGACCCTCATCACTGGTTTTCGCTTCTAAAGACGAACCTCAACTCAACCATTGGGACCAAATGGAACTCAAGTTCGGGCGAATGATTGGCGAAGACCCTAAATTAACCCTCGCTAAG ATAATTGGAAGAAAATCCAACCCAGATGTCTCTTTTCTCGATATCGAAAAATCCTTTCggacaaagaaaggaaaattgagtgatgatgatgatttcgATGAGATTCCATTTGATGGAATCACTGGAGAAGGCCAGTCGTCTAGTTCATTGAACAACTTGAATTTGGTCAGGCCTGTTCCTAAGAAAGGGATCAAATTCGAAGCCCAAGATAAACCAACTGTCTCGGAGATAAGAAAGCCAAGCCAATCAGTAGGGAAGGTGGTTAATGTTACTAAGAGTAGCGTTCCTAACGTTATCTTGCGAAAGCCGACTAACTTTCAAGAGGATGATATTGAGGTGGGCAAGTCTTCGTCGAGGTTGAAAATTAAACCCAATTTGTTATTGAAAATGAGGAAGGAACAACCCATGGAGAACTTTACCGATATAACACTGTTAAAGAAACCTGAACCAATGAGAATCGCTACCGACACCATTACCGACCAAAACACTGCGTCTTCTGGGGATTCTGTTGACTCAGGTTCTGGTGAAGCTCAAGAATGCAGCTTAGAATCGTCCGGTGAGTTGGAAACAATTAGTAAAGCAAAGGTTGCTGATGAACTTGAGGAGGATACTTTGAACAGTGGAG GACTACAGCCGCTTGAGCAGAGTGATTTGGGTTCTGTTGGGAAGGAAGCTGCCGTTCCTCATTCTTTGAATGAAATTTCCCCGGAGGCTACGTTGCAAGGAAAACCTCTGAT GTTAAACACATCAACAAGAGAAACATCTCAACCTGCTAAAGTGGAGACAGTTCGTGAAAGTGCTAAGGTCTTTAATGATGCTGCTGAAGTCGAGCATTTTCTAGCATCAACATCTCTAGGG GAGCGTGAAGATACTGATTGGGCAAAGGCCGAAGATATGCAGAAGACAGGAAGACGGGAAGAAGTGGAACTGATCAGCTGCAGCACCCGAGGTTTTGTT GCATCTTTTGGGTCTTTGATCGGCTTTTTGCCATACCGAAATCTTGGTACCAAGTGGAAATTCTTAGCTTTTGAATCATGGTTGAGAAAGAATAGCCTTGATCCATCCGTCTACAAGAAAAAATTAGGCATTATTGGAAATGGTGAATTTCGAAACAAGAAGTATTCTCTGGATGAAAACCTGAATCTGGAAAAGGGTCAGAAAAATGAAGTATTGTCACCACATATGAAATTTGAAGATCTTATTGAGATATATGACCAAGAGAAACTCAAATATTTGTCATTATTTGTTGGTCAG AGAATCAAAGTAAGTGTGGTACTGGCTGACAGAAAGTCAAGAAGGCTAATATTCTCAGGgaaaccaaaagaaagagaagaattggttgagaagaaaagaagtctCATG GCTCAACTCAATGTTGGGGATGTTGTCAAATGTTGCATAACAAAAAtcacttattttggcatatttgtTGAG GTTGATGGAGTACCTGCACTGATTCACCAGTCAGAAGTGTCATGGGATGCCACTTTGGACCCCTCgtcatttttcaaaattggtCAG ATCGTGGAGGCAAAAGTTCACCAATTGGATTTTGTACTTGAACGCATCACTTTATCATTGAAGGAAATTACG CCAGACCCACTAATAGAAGCCTTAGAGTCTGTAGTAGGTGATCATAATTTATTGGATGGGAGATTTGAAGCAACACAACCGAATGTTAAG TGGGCTGATGTGGACTCACTTATCAAAGAACTTGAGCAGATTGAAAGCATTGAATCTGTCTCCAAAGGTCGTTTTTTCTTGAGCCCTGGTTTGGCTCCAGCATTTCAG GTATACATGGCATCCATGTTTGAAAAACAATACAAGTTACTTGCTCGATCTGGAAATAAAGTACAAGAG GTGATAGTGCAATCATCCTTGGataaagaagagatgaaagctGCAATATTGACATGTACAAATAGAGTGGAGTAA
- the LOC122664682 gene encoding uncharacterized protein LOC122664682 isoform X2, whose translation MDRLTLASSYFNGCFLPSVSFSSRGRSCLFFSFSRRPSSLVFASKDEPQLNHWDQMELKFGRMIGEDPKLTLAKIIGRKSNPDVSFLDIEKSFRTKKGKLSDDDDFDEIPFDGITGEGQSSSSLNNLNLVRPVPKKGIKFEAQDKPTVSEIRKPSQSVGKVVNVTKSSVPNVILRKPTNFQEDDIEVGKSSSRLKIKPNLLLKMRKEQPMENFTDITLLKKPEPMRIATDTITDQNTASSGDSVDSGSGEAQECSLESSGELETISKAKVADELEEDTLNSGGNQPLEQSDLGSVGKEAAVPHSLNEISPEATLQGKPLMLNTSTRETSQPAKVETVRESAKVFNDAAEVEHFLASTSLGEREDTDWAKAEDMQKTGRREEVELISCSTRGFVASFGSLIGFLPYRNLGTKWKFLAFESWLRKNSLDPSVYKKKLGIIGNGEFRNKKYSLDENLNLEKGQKNEVLSPHMKFEDLIEIYDQEKLKYLSLFVGQRIKVSVVLADRKSRRLIFSGKPKEREELVEKKRSLMAQLNVGDVVKCCITKITYFGIFVEVDGVPALIHQSEVSWDATLDPSSFFKIGQIVEAKVHQLDFVLERITLSLKEITPDPLIEALESVVGDHNLLDGRFEATQPNVKWADVDSLIKELEQIESIESVSKGRFFLSPGLAPAFQVYMASMFEKQYKLLARSGNKVQEVIVQSSLDKEEMKAAILTCTNRVE comes from the exons ATGGACCGTCTTACTCTCGCCTCAAGCTACTTCAATGGCTGTTTTCTTCCATCCGTCTCTTTTTCTTCACGAGGAAGAAGCtgcctctttttctctttctcccgTCGACCCTCATCACTGGTTTTCGCTTCTAAAGACGAACCTCAACTCAACCATTGGGACCAAATGGAACTCAAGTTCGGGCGAATGATTGGCGAAGACCCTAAATTAACCCTCGCTAAG ATAATTGGAAGAAAATCCAACCCAGATGTCTCTTTTCTCGATATCGAAAAATCCTTTCggacaaagaaaggaaaattgagtgatgatgatgatttcgATGAGATTCCATTTGATGGAATCACTGGAGAAGGCCAGTCGTCTAGTTCATTGAACAACTTGAATTTGGTCAGGCCTGTTCCTAAGAAAGGGATCAAATTCGAAGCCCAAGATAAACCAACTGTCTCGGAGATAAGAAAGCCAAGCCAATCAGTAGGGAAGGTGGTTAATGTTACTAAGAGTAGCGTTCCTAACGTTATCTTGCGAAAGCCGACTAACTTTCAAGAGGATGATATTGAGGTGGGCAAGTCTTCGTCGAGGTTGAAAATTAAACCCAATTTGTTATTGAAAATGAGGAAGGAACAACCCATGGAGAACTTTACCGATATAACACTGTTAAAGAAACCTGAACCAATGAGAATCGCTACCGACACCATTACCGACCAAAACACTGCGTCTTCTGGGGATTCTGTTGACTCAGGTTCTGGTGAAGCTCAAGAATGCAGCTTAGAATCGTCCGGTGAGTTGGAAACAATTAGTAAAGCAAAGGTTGCTGATGAACTTGAGGAGGATACTTTGAACAGTGGAGGTAAT CAGCCGCTTGAGCAGAGTGATTTGGGTTCTGTTGGGAAGGAAGCTGCCGTTCCTCATTCTTTGAATGAAATTTCCCCGGAGGCTACGTTGCAAGGAAAACCTCTGAT GTTAAACACATCAACAAGAGAAACATCTCAACCTGCTAAAGTGGAGACAGTTCGTGAAAGTGCTAAGGTCTTTAATGATGCTGCTGAAGTCGAGCATTTTCTAGCATCAACATCTCTAGGG GAGCGTGAAGATACTGATTGGGCAAAGGCCGAAGATATGCAGAAGACAGGAAGACGGGAAGAAGTGGAACTGATCAGCTGCAGCACCCGAGGTTTTGTT GCATCTTTTGGGTCTTTGATCGGCTTTTTGCCATACCGAAATCTTGGTACCAAGTGGAAATTCTTAGCTTTTGAATCATGGTTGAGAAAGAATAGCCTTGATCCATCCGTCTACAAGAAAAAATTAGGCATTATTGGAAATGGTGAATTTCGAAACAAGAAGTATTCTCTGGATGAAAACCTGAATCTGGAAAAGGGTCAGAAAAATGAAGTATTGTCACCACATATGAAATTTGAAGATCTTATTGAGATATATGACCAAGAGAAACTCAAATATTTGTCATTATTTGTTGGTCAG AGAATCAAAGTAAGTGTGGTACTGGCTGACAGAAAGTCAAGAAGGCTAATATTCTCAGGgaaaccaaaagaaagagaagaattggttgagaagaaaagaagtctCATG GCTCAACTCAATGTTGGGGATGTTGTCAAATGTTGCATAACAAAAAtcacttattttggcatatttgtTGAG GTTGATGGAGTACCTGCACTGATTCACCAGTCAGAAGTGTCATGGGATGCCACTTTGGACCCCTCgtcatttttcaaaattggtCAG ATCGTGGAGGCAAAAGTTCACCAATTGGATTTTGTACTTGAACGCATCACTTTATCATTGAAGGAAATTACG CCAGACCCACTAATAGAAGCCTTAGAGTCTGTAGTAGGTGATCATAATTTATTGGATGGGAGATTTGAAGCAACACAACCGAATGTTAAG TGGGCTGATGTGGACTCACTTATCAAAGAACTTGAGCAGATTGAAAGCATTGAATCTGTCTCCAAAGGTCGTTTTTTCTTGAGCCCTGGTTTGGCTCCAGCATTTCAG GTATACATGGCATCCATGTTTGAAAAACAATACAAGTTACTTGCTCGATCTGGAAATAAAGTACAAGAG GTGATAGTGCAATCATCCTTGGataaagaagagatgaaagctGCAATATTGACATGTACAAATAGAGTGGAGTAA
- the LOC122664682 gene encoding uncharacterized protein LOC122664682 isoform X4, with product MDRLTLASSYFNGCFLPSVSFSSRGRSCLFFSFSRRPSSLVFASKDEPQLNHWDQMELKFGRMIGEDPKLTLAKIIGRKSNPDVSFLDIEKSFRTKKGKLSDDDDFDEIPFDGITGEGQSSSSLNNLNLVRPVPKKGIKFEAQDKPTVSEIRKPSQSVGKVVNVTKSSVPNVILRKPTNFQEDDIEVGKSSSRLKIKPNLLLKMRKEQPMENFTDITLLKKPEPMRIATDTITDQNTASSGDSVDSGSGEAQECSLESSGELETISKAKVADELEEDTLNSGGLQPLEQSDLGSVGKEAAVPHSLNEISPEATLQGKPLMLNTSTRETSQPAKVETVRESAKVFNDAAEVEHFLASTSLGEREDTDWAKAEDMQKTGRREEVELISCSTRGFVASFGSLIGFLPYRNLGTKWKFLAFESWLRKNSLDPSVYKKKLGIIGNGEFRNKKYSLDENLNLEKGQKNEVLSPHMKFEDLIEIYDQEKLKYLSLFVGQRIKVSVVLADRKSRRLIFSGKPKEREELVEKKRSLMAQLNVGDVVKCCITKITYFGIFVEVDGVPALIHQSEVSWDATLDPSSFFKIGQIVEAKVHQLDFVLERITLSLKEITPDPLIEALESVVGDHNLLDGRFEATQPNVKVYMASMFEKQYKLLARSGNKVQEVIVQSSLDKEEMKAAILTCTNRVE from the exons ATGGACCGTCTTACTCTCGCCTCAAGCTACTTCAATGGCTGTTTTCTTCCATCCGTCTCTTTTTCTTCACGAGGAAGAAGCtgcctctttttctctttctcccgTCGACCCTCATCACTGGTTTTCGCTTCTAAAGACGAACCTCAACTCAACCATTGGGACCAAATGGAACTCAAGTTCGGGCGAATGATTGGCGAAGACCCTAAATTAACCCTCGCTAAG ATAATTGGAAGAAAATCCAACCCAGATGTCTCTTTTCTCGATATCGAAAAATCCTTTCggacaaagaaaggaaaattgagtgatgatgatgatttcgATGAGATTCCATTTGATGGAATCACTGGAGAAGGCCAGTCGTCTAGTTCATTGAACAACTTGAATTTGGTCAGGCCTGTTCCTAAGAAAGGGATCAAATTCGAAGCCCAAGATAAACCAACTGTCTCGGAGATAAGAAAGCCAAGCCAATCAGTAGGGAAGGTGGTTAATGTTACTAAGAGTAGCGTTCCTAACGTTATCTTGCGAAAGCCGACTAACTTTCAAGAGGATGATATTGAGGTGGGCAAGTCTTCGTCGAGGTTGAAAATTAAACCCAATTTGTTATTGAAAATGAGGAAGGAACAACCCATGGAGAACTTTACCGATATAACACTGTTAAAGAAACCTGAACCAATGAGAATCGCTACCGACACCATTACCGACCAAAACACTGCGTCTTCTGGGGATTCTGTTGACTCAGGTTCTGGTGAAGCTCAAGAATGCAGCTTAGAATCGTCCGGTGAGTTGGAAACAATTAGTAAAGCAAAGGTTGCTGATGAACTTGAGGAGGATACTTTGAACAGTGGAG GACTACAGCCGCTTGAGCAGAGTGATTTGGGTTCTGTTGGGAAGGAAGCTGCCGTTCCTCATTCTTTGAATGAAATTTCCCCGGAGGCTACGTTGCAAGGAAAACCTCTGAT GTTAAACACATCAACAAGAGAAACATCTCAACCTGCTAAAGTGGAGACAGTTCGTGAAAGTGCTAAGGTCTTTAATGATGCTGCTGAAGTCGAGCATTTTCTAGCATCAACATCTCTAGGG GAGCGTGAAGATACTGATTGGGCAAAGGCCGAAGATATGCAGAAGACAGGAAGACGGGAAGAAGTGGAACTGATCAGCTGCAGCACCCGAGGTTTTGTT GCATCTTTTGGGTCTTTGATCGGCTTTTTGCCATACCGAAATCTTGGTACCAAGTGGAAATTCTTAGCTTTTGAATCATGGTTGAGAAAGAATAGCCTTGATCCATCCGTCTACAAGAAAAAATTAGGCATTATTGGAAATGGTGAATTTCGAAACAAGAAGTATTCTCTGGATGAAAACCTGAATCTGGAAAAGGGTCAGAAAAATGAAGTATTGTCACCACATATGAAATTTGAAGATCTTATTGAGATATATGACCAAGAGAAACTCAAATATTTGTCATTATTTGTTGGTCAG AGAATCAAAGTAAGTGTGGTACTGGCTGACAGAAAGTCAAGAAGGCTAATATTCTCAGGgaaaccaaaagaaagagaagaattggttgagaagaaaagaagtctCATG GCTCAACTCAATGTTGGGGATGTTGTCAAATGTTGCATAACAAAAAtcacttattttggcatatttgtTGAG GTTGATGGAGTACCTGCACTGATTCACCAGTCAGAAGTGTCATGGGATGCCACTTTGGACCCCTCgtcatttttcaaaattggtCAG ATCGTGGAGGCAAAAGTTCACCAATTGGATTTTGTACTTGAACGCATCACTTTATCATTGAAGGAAATTACG CCAGACCCACTAATAGAAGCCTTAGAGTCTGTAGTAGGTGATCATAATTTATTGGATGGGAGATTTGAAGCAACACAACCGAATGTTAAG GTATACATGGCATCCATGTTTGAAAAACAATACAAGTTACTTGCTCGATCTGGAAATAAAGTACAAGAG GTGATAGTGCAATCATCCTTGGataaagaagagatgaaagctGCAATATTGACATGTACAAATAGAGTGGAGTAA
- the LOC122664682 gene encoding uncharacterized protein LOC122664682 isoform X3 translates to MDRLTLASSYFNGCFLPSVSFSSRGRSCLFFSFSRRPSSLVFASKDEPQLNHWDQMELKFGRMIGEDPKLTLAKIIGRKSNPDVSFLDIEKSFRTKKGKLSDDDDFDEIPFDGITGEGQSSSSLNNLNLVRPVPKKGIKFEAQDKPTVSEIRKPSQSVGKVVNVTKSSVPNVILRKPTNFQEDDIEVGKSSSRLKIKPNLLLKMRKEQPMENFTDITLLKKPEPMRIATDTITDQNTASSGDSVDSGSGEAQECSLESSGELETISKAKVADELEEDTLNSGGLQPLEQSDLGSVGKEAAVPHSLNEISPEATLQGKPLMLNTSTRETSQPAKVETVRESAKVFNDAAEVEHFLASTSLGREDTDWAKAEDMQKTGRREEVELISCSTRGFVASFGSLIGFLPYRNLGTKWKFLAFESWLRKNSLDPSVYKKKLGIIGNGEFRNKKYSLDENLNLEKGQKNEVLSPHMKFEDLIEIYDQEKLKYLSLFVGQRIKVSVVLADRKSRRLIFSGKPKEREELVEKKRSLMAQLNVGDVVKCCITKITYFGIFVEVDGVPALIHQSEVSWDATLDPSSFFKIGQIVEAKVHQLDFVLERITLSLKEITPDPLIEALESVVGDHNLLDGRFEATQPNVKWADVDSLIKELEQIESIESVSKGRFFLSPGLAPAFQVYMASMFEKQYKLLARSGNKVQEVIVQSSLDKEEMKAAILTCTNRVE, encoded by the exons ATGGACCGTCTTACTCTCGCCTCAAGCTACTTCAATGGCTGTTTTCTTCCATCCGTCTCTTTTTCTTCACGAGGAAGAAGCtgcctctttttctctttctcccgTCGACCCTCATCACTGGTTTTCGCTTCTAAAGACGAACCTCAACTCAACCATTGGGACCAAATGGAACTCAAGTTCGGGCGAATGATTGGCGAAGACCCTAAATTAACCCTCGCTAAG ATAATTGGAAGAAAATCCAACCCAGATGTCTCTTTTCTCGATATCGAAAAATCCTTTCggacaaagaaaggaaaattgagtgatgatgatgatttcgATGAGATTCCATTTGATGGAATCACTGGAGAAGGCCAGTCGTCTAGTTCATTGAACAACTTGAATTTGGTCAGGCCTGTTCCTAAGAAAGGGATCAAATTCGAAGCCCAAGATAAACCAACTGTCTCGGAGATAAGAAAGCCAAGCCAATCAGTAGGGAAGGTGGTTAATGTTACTAAGAGTAGCGTTCCTAACGTTATCTTGCGAAAGCCGACTAACTTTCAAGAGGATGATATTGAGGTGGGCAAGTCTTCGTCGAGGTTGAAAATTAAACCCAATTTGTTATTGAAAATGAGGAAGGAACAACCCATGGAGAACTTTACCGATATAACACTGTTAAAGAAACCTGAACCAATGAGAATCGCTACCGACACCATTACCGACCAAAACACTGCGTCTTCTGGGGATTCTGTTGACTCAGGTTCTGGTGAAGCTCAAGAATGCAGCTTAGAATCGTCCGGTGAGTTGGAAACAATTAGTAAAGCAAAGGTTGCTGATGAACTTGAGGAGGATACTTTGAACAGTGGAG GACTACAGCCGCTTGAGCAGAGTGATTTGGGTTCTGTTGGGAAGGAAGCTGCCGTTCCTCATTCTTTGAATGAAATTTCCCCGGAGGCTACGTTGCAAGGAAAACCTCTGAT GTTAAACACATCAACAAGAGAAACATCTCAACCTGCTAAAGTGGAGACAGTTCGTGAAAGTGCTAAGGTCTTTAATGATGCTGCTGAAGTCGAGCATTTTCTAGCATCAACATCTCTAGGG CGTGAAGATACTGATTGGGCAAAGGCCGAAGATATGCAGAAGACAGGAAGACGGGAAGAAGTGGAACTGATCAGCTGCAGCACCCGAGGTTTTGTT GCATCTTTTGGGTCTTTGATCGGCTTTTTGCCATACCGAAATCTTGGTACCAAGTGGAAATTCTTAGCTTTTGAATCATGGTTGAGAAAGAATAGCCTTGATCCATCCGTCTACAAGAAAAAATTAGGCATTATTGGAAATGGTGAATTTCGAAACAAGAAGTATTCTCTGGATGAAAACCTGAATCTGGAAAAGGGTCAGAAAAATGAAGTATTGTCACCACATATGAAATTTGAAGATCTTATTGAGATATATGACCAAGAGAAACTCAAATATTTGTCATTATTTGTTGGTCAG AGAATCAAAGTAAGTGTGGTACTGGCTGACAGAAAGTCAAGAAGGCTAATATTCTCAGGgaaaccaaaagaaagagaagaattggttgagaagaaaagaagtctCATG GCTCAACTCAATGTTGGGGATGTTGTCAAATGTTGCATAACAAAAAtcacttattttggcatatttgtTGAG GTTGATGGAGTACCTGCACTGATTCACCAGTCAGAAGTGTCATGGGATGCCACTTTGGACCCCTCgtcatttttcaaaattggtCAG ATCGTGGAGGCAAAAGTTCACCAATTGGATTTTGTACTTGAACGCATCACTTTATCATTGAAGGAAATTACG CCAGACCCACTAATAGAAGCCTTAGAGTCTGTAGTAGGTGATCATAATTTATTGGATGGGAGATTTGAAGCAACACAACCGAATGTTAAG TGGGCTGATGTGGACTCACTTATCAAAGAACTTGAGCAGATTGAAAGCATTGAATCTGTCTCCAAAGGTCGTTTTTTCTTGAGCCCTGGTTTGGCTCCAGCATTTCAG GTATACATGGCATCCATGTTTGAAAAACAATACAAGTTACTTGCTCGATCTGGAAATAAAGTACAAGAG GTGATAGTGCAATCATCCTTGGataaagaagagatgaaagctGCAATATTGACATGTACAAATAGAGTGGAGTAA